Proteins encoded together in one Geothermobacter ehrlichii window:
- a CDS encoding DNA-directed RNA polymerase subunit alpha produces the protein MYKNWRDLIKPKRLQVEADTLTDAYGKFFAEPFERGFGTTLGNSLRRVLLSSLQGAAISSVRIKGVLHEFSTIPGVTEDVADLILNLKGVLIKLHGHESRNVRIVKKGAGVITAGDIVTDSHVEILNPDHHIATCSKDADVEIDMVVTMGKGYVPADRNRDEKAPVGTIPIDALYSPIRKVNFTVTNARVGQITDYDKLTIEVWTDGSVRPDDAVAYAAKILKEQLQIFINFDEDQEPQEEEISEEDRRINENLYRSVEELELSVRSANCLKNANIRLIGDLVQKTEAEMLKTQNFGRKSLNEIKDILAEMGLSLGMTLENFPDPEYLKILQKQADEE, from the coding sequence ATGTATAAAAACTGGAGAGACCTGATCAAGCCCAAGCGTCTCCAGGTTGAAGCGGATACCCTGACGGATGCCTACGGGAAGTTCTTCGCCGAGCCCTTCGAGCGCGGGTTCGGGACGACGCTCGGCAACTCGCTGCGTCGGGTTCTGCTTTCATCCCTGCAGGGAGCGGCGATCAGCTCGGTGCGGATCAAGGGTGTCCTGCACGAGTTCTCCACCATCCCGGGAGTGACCGAGGACGTCGCCGATCTCATCCTCAACCTTAAGGGGGTGCTGATCAAGCTGCACGGTCACGAGAGCAGAAACGTGCGAATCGTCAAGAAGGGCGCCGGCGTCATCACTGCCGGCGACATCGTGACCGACTCGCATGTCGAGATCCTCAATCCCGACCACCACATCGCGACCTGCTCCAAGGACGCCGACGTAGAGATCGACATGGTGGTCACCATGGGCAAGGGCTATGTCCCCGCCGACCGCAACCGGGACGAGAAGGCGCCGGTCGGAACTATCCCCATTGACGCCCTCTATTCGCCGATCCGCAAGGTGAACTTCACGGTGACCAACGCCCGTGTCGGCCAGATCACCGACTACGACAAGCTGACCATCGAGGTCTGGACCGACGGTAGCGTCCGGCCCGACGACGCCGTCGCCTACGCGGCGAAGATCCTGAAGGAGCAGCTGCAGATCTTCATCAATTTCGATGAGGACCAGGAGCCGCAGGAAGAGGAGATCAGCGAGGAGGATCGGCGGATCAACGAAAACCTCTACCGGTCGGTCGAGGAGCTCGAGCTGTCCGTTCGCAGCGCCAACTGTCTGAAGAACGCCAACATCCGCCTGATTGGCGACCTGGTGCAGAAGACCGAGGCCGAAATGCTCAAGACGCAGAACTTCGGCCGCAAGTCGCTGAACGAGATCAAGGACATCCTGGCCGAGATGGGGTTGAGCCTGGGCATGACCCTGGAGAACTTCCCCGATCCCGAGTACCTGAAAATTTTGCAGAAACAGGCCGACGAAGAGTAG
- the rpsK gene encoding 30S ribosomal protein S11 yields MAKPGKRTSRKKVEKKNIATGIAHIQATFNNTIVTITDPAGNVISWATAGGSGFRGSRKSTPFAAQVAAERAAKAAQEHGMRSVEVRVKGPGSGRESALRAIAAAGLSVTSIRDVTPIPHNGCRPPKRRRV; encoded by the coding sequence ATGGCCAAGCCAGGCAAGCGTACATCGAGAAAGAAGGTCGAGAAGAAGAACATCGCCACGGGTATCGCGCATATCCAGGCGACCTTCAACAATACCATCGTCACCATTACCGACCCCGCTGGCAACGTGATCAGCTGGGCGACCGCAGGAGGATCGGGCTTCCGCGGTTCCCGCAAGAGTACTCCTTTTGCCGCCCAGGTCGCCGCCGAGCGCGCCGCCAAGGCGGCCCAGGAGCACGGTATGCGCAGCGTCGAGGTTCGGGTCAAGGGGCCGGGTTCCGGCCGCGAGTCGGCCCTGCGGGCCATTGCTGCCGCCGGGCTGTCGGTGACGTCGATCCGCGACGTCACCCCGATCCCGCATAACGGCTGCCGCCCCCCCAAGCGTCGCAGAGTCTAA
- a CDS encoding adenylate kinase, which yields MNLILLGPPGAGKGTQAKMLIERFGIPQISTGDMLRAAVAAKTELGLKAKACMDAGALVPDEVVIGIVGERLQQADCDKGFILDGFPRTVPQADALKATLAGLDKALSAVISLEVDVEALIERLTGRRTCRDCGRGFHLKFDPPAKADVCDSCGGELFQRDDDREETIRKRLQVYQEQTAPLVEYYQREGLLVAIDGMQEMAAVQEDILATLREL from the coding sequence GTGAATCTCATTCTGCTTGGACCGCCCGGTGCCGGTAAGGGCACGCAGGCGAAAATGCTGATCGAACGCTTCGGGATCCCGCAGATTTCCACTGGGGACATGCTTCGTGCCGCCGTCGCGGCGAAGACCGAGCTGGGGCTGAAGGCGAAGGCGTGCATGGATGCCGGAGCCTTGGTTCCTGACGAGGTGGTTATCGGGATTGTCGGCGAGCGGCTGCAGCAGGCTGACTGTGACAAGGGTTTCATTCTCGACGGCTTTCCGCGCACCGTGCCTCAGGCTGATGCGCTCAAGGCGACCCTGGCCGGGCTGGACAAGGCTCTGTCGGCAGTGATTTCGCTGGAGGTCGATGTCGAGGCCCTGATCGAGAGGCTGACCGGGCGCAGGACCTGCCGCGACTGCGGCCGCGGTTTTCATCTGAAGTTCGATCCGCCGGCCAAGGCGGATGTCTGCGATTCCTGCGGCGGCGAGCTTTTCCAGCGCGACGATGACCGCGAAGAAACGATTCGCAAGCGGTTGCAGGTCTACCAGGAGCAGACGGCGCCTCTGGTAGAGTATTACCAGCGTGAAGGGCTTCTGGTGGCGATCGACGGCATGCAGGAGATGGCAGCCGTCCAGGAGGACATCCTGGCCACCCTTCGGGAGCTCTAG
- the trpC gene encoding indole-3-glycerol phosphate synthase TrpC — protein MTILDRIIERKREEVASARGQSDLREQRSRCRDAEPVRGFAAALSVRAETGTAIIAEVKKGSPSKGVIREDFDPLAIAAAYERGGAACLSVLTDRDFFHGELAYLEQIRRQVALPLLRKDFIIDRYQLYQSRAAGADAVLLIAAALEPAQLEDFAAEAAELELDVLLEVHDEAELAKSAGAAVPMIGINNRDLKTFHTDLAVSERLLPLLPRDCLPVAESGLHCRDDIERLLRAGARAFLVGESLMREADPAVKLYELLGTNGGTHV, from the coding sequence ATGACCATACTCGACAGAATCATCGAACGGAAAAGGGAGGAAGTCGCTTCCGCCCGTGGCCAAAGCGACCTGCGGGAGCAGCGATCCCGTTGCCGCGACGCCGAACCGGTGCGCGGTTTCGCCGCCGCCCTGTCGGTGCGGGCCGAAACCGGAACTGCCATCATTGCCGAGGTGAAGAAAGGGTCGCCCTCCAAGGGGGTGATCCGCGAGGATTTCGATCCGCTCGCCATCGCCGCCGCCTATGAGCGGGGCGGTGCCGCCTGCCTGTCGGTGCTTACCGACCGGGATTTCTTCCATGGTGAGCTGGCTTATCTGGAGCAGATCCGCCGGCAGGTCGCTCTGCCTCTGCTGCGCAAGGATTTCATCATCGACCGCTATCAGCTCTATCAGAGCCGGGCGGCTGGCGCCGACGCCGTGCTGCTGATCGCGGCGGCCCTCGAACCGGCCCAGCTCGAGGATTTCGCTGCCGAGGCGGCGGAGCTCGAACTCGATGTGCTGCTCGAGGTGCACGACGAGGCCGAACTGGCGAAGAGCGCTGGCGCCGCGGTGCCGATGATCGGCATCAACAACCGCGACCTGAAGACTTTTCACACTGACCTGGCGGTGAGCGAGCGGCTGCTGCCGCTGCTGCCGCGAGACTGCCTGCCGGTCGCCGAAAGCGGCCTTCACTGCCGGGACGATATCGAACGCCTGCTGAGAGCCGGGGCCAGGGCCTTTCTTGTTGGCGAAAGCCTGATGCGCGAGGCTGATCCGGCGGTCAAGCTTTACGAACTACTGGGAACGAATGGAGGAACCCATGTCTGA
- the rpsM gene encoding 30S ribosomal protein S13 → MARIAGIDLPRNKRIEIALTYIYGIGRSTSQEILKKAGVDFNTRSDDLTESEVAKIRSIIDSDYTVEGDLRRDVTMNIKRLMDLGCYRGLRHRRGLPVRGQKTKTNARTRKGPRKTVAGKKK, encoded by the coding sequence TTGGCACGTATAGCTGGTATTGATTTGCCGAGGAACAAACGGATCGAGATTGCCCTGACCTACATCTACGGCATTGGCCGGTCGACCTCGCAGGAAATCCTGAAGAAGGCCGGCGTCGATTTCAACACCCGGTCGGACGATCTCACCGAAAGTGAAGTCGCCAAGATTCGCTCCATTATCGACAGCGATTACACCGTCGAGGGCGATCTGCGTCGCGATGTGACCATGAACATCAAGCGGCTGATGGACCTTGGCTGTTATCGCGGCCTGCGGCACCGCCGGGGGCTCCCGGTTCGCGGGCAGAAGACCAAAACCAACGCCAGGACCCGTAAAGGGCCGCGCAAGACTGTCGCTGGCAAGAAGAAATAA
- the map gene encoding type I methionyl aminopeptidase, whose translation MIVLKTRQELERMRVAGRMVAEILAILREKVRPGVTTAELDRLAERECRKRKAAPAFKGYGGFPFSICASPNEKVVHGFPNAEPLREGDILSIDFGVLYNGFYGDAALTIPVGEISPQRKRLLEVTERSLAAAIDNMRLDARLGDVSHAVQSCVEPEGFSVVREFVGHGIGRKLHESPQVPNFGLPGQGPKLKAGMVLAIEPMINAGRPGVRILEDGWTAVTVDGKDSAHFEHTVALTENGPEILTRLQD comes from the coding sequence ATGATCGTCCTGAAGACCCGGCAGGAACTCGAGCGGATGCGGGTTGCCGGGCGGATGGTCGCCGAGATACTGGCCATCCTGCGGGAAAAGGTCAGACCTGGCGTGACCACGGCTGAGCTCGACCGGCTCGCCGAACGTGAATGTCGCAAAAGGAAGGCCGCGCCAGCCTTCAAGGGCTACGGCGGTTTTCCTTTTTCGATTTGTGCATCGCCCAACGAAAAGGTGGTGCACGGTTTTCCGAATGCCGAGCCGCTCAGGGAAGGCGATATCCTGAGCATCGATTTCGGCGTTCTGTACAACGGTTTTTACGGCGATGCCGCCCTGACCATTCCGGTCGGCGAGATTTCGCCGCAGAGAAAACGGTTGCTCGAGGTCACCGAACGCTCCTTGGCGGCGGCGATCGACAACATGCGGCTCGATGCGCGTCTGGGCGATGTTTCCCACGCCGTTCAGTCCTGTGTCGAACCTGAAGGTTTCAGCGTGGTCCGCGAGTTTGTCGGCCACGGTATCGGACGCAAGCTGCACGAGTCGCCGCAGGTGCCCAACTTCGGTCTTCCAGGCCAGGGGCCGAAACTGAAGGCCGGCATGGTTCTGGCCATCGAGCCAATGATCAACGCCGGACGTCCGGGGGTCAGGATCCTCGAGGACGGTTGGACGGCGGTGACGGTCGATGGCAAGGATTCGGCGCACTTCGAGCATACCGTCGCCCTGACCGAGAACGGGCCTGAAATACTGACGCGGCTCCAGGACTGA
- the rpmJ gene encoding 50S ribosomal protein L36 has protein sequence MKVRASVKKICDKCKVIKRKGVVRIICENPKHKQRQG, from the coding sequence ATGAAAGTTCGAGCTTCGGTCAAGAAGATCTGCGACAAATGCAAAGTCATCAAGCGCAAGGGTGTTGTTCGCATTATCTGCGAGAATCCCAAGCACAAGCAGAGACAGGGGTAA
- the trpD gene encoding anthranilate phosphoribosyltransferase produces MIREAIARVVEGEDLTEVEMIEVMNQIMGGEATPAQIGAFITALRIKGETVEEIRGAARVMRDRATPIRVGKTVDLDRDEINLDRESILDTCGTGGSGTRSFNISTTVALVVAACGVRVAKHGNRSVSSACGSADVLEALGVNLELTPEQVAETIEQVGVGFLFAPALHGAMKHAIGPRREIGIRTIFNILGPLTNPAGADRQVLGVFRQDMVRPLAEVLAGLGCRKGFVVHGSDGMDEITLTGRTTMAAIVDGRVEPGEIDPAEFGFTCCRLEDLQGGDASRNAAIVREILGGAAGPKRDVVLLNAAYALVAADAAADPHQGLELAAAAIDSGRARQTLERLVEATCRFRS; encoded by the coding sequence ATGATCAGGGAAGCGATTGCCAGGGTGGTGGAAGGAGAGGATCTGACCGAGGTGGAAATGATCGAGGTCATGAACCAGATCATGGGCGGCGAGGCGACCCCGGCCCAGATAGGCGCTTTCATCACCGCTCTGCGCATCAAGGGGGAGACGGTCGAGGAGATCCGCGGCGCCGCCCGCGTCATGCGCGACCGGGCGACGCCGATTCGGGTTGGCAAAACCGTCGATCTCGACCGGGACGAGATCAATCTCGACCGGGAGTCGATTCTCGACACCTGTGGTACCGGCGGCAGCGGCACCCGGAGCTTCAACATCTCGACCACTGTCGCCCTGGTGGTGGCCGCCTGCGGCGTGCGGGTCGCCAAACATGGCAACCGCAGTGTCTCGTCGGCCTGCGGCAGCGCCGACGTGCTGGAGGCTCTCGGCGTCAATCTCGAGCTGACCCCGGAACAGGTAGCGGAAACCATCGAGCAGGTCGGGGTCGGTTTTCTGTTCGCCCCGGCGCTGCATGGCGCCATGAAGCACGCCATCGGGCCGCGCCGGGAGATCGGCATCCGCACCATCTTCAACATCCTCGGGCCGCTGACCAATCCCGCCGGAGCCGACCGGCAGGTGCTCGGCGTCTTTCGCCAGGACATGGTCCGGCCCCTGGCGGAGGTGCTGGCCGGGCTCGGCTGCCGCAAGGGATTCGTCGTCCACGGCAGCGACGGCATGGACGAGATCACCCTGACCGGCCGCACGACCATGGCCGCCATCGTCGACGGCCGGGTGGAGCCGGGCGAGATCGACCCGGCCGAATTCGGCTTCACCTGCTGCCGGCTGGAGGACTTGCAGGGCGGCGATGCGAGCCGTAACGCCGCCATCGTTCGCGAGATTCTCGGTGGCGCCGCCGGGCCGAAACGGGACGTGGTGCTGCTCAACGCCGCCTACGCCCTGGTTGCGGCCGATGCCGCCGCCGATCCGCATCAGGGACTGGAGCTTGCCGCCGCCGCGATCGACAGCGGGCGGGCCCGGCAGACCCTCGAGCGGCTGGTCGAGGCGACCTGCAGGTTCAGGAGCTGA
- the rplQ gene encoding 50S ribosomal protein L17: MRHRKTGRRLGRNSSHRKAMLRNMVTSLFEHEKITTTDARAKELRKLAEKMITLGKRGTLHARRQALEVIRDKKVVAKLFERIAPRYQERNGGYTRIIKIGHRSGDNAAMSIIELVEEEIRVKPKKKTPAAKQAEPKAEAPAVEEGASEAAAAGETPAEEAEGQEAVADEQPVGEAPAEEQAEKASAEEENKD; encoded by the coding sequence ATGCGCCATCGTAAGACAGGAAGGAGACTTGGCCGCAACAGCAGTCACCGCAAGGCCATGCTCCGCAACATGGTGACGTCGCTGTTCGAGCATGAGAAAATCACCACCACCGATGCCCGCGCCAAGGAGCTGCGCAAGCTCGCCGAGAAGATGATTACCCTCGGCAAACGCGGCACGCTGCACGCCCGGCGGCAGGCTCTGGAGGTGATTCGTGACAAGAAGGTGGTGGCCAAGCTGTTCGAGCGTATCGCGCCGCGCTACCAGGAGCGCAACGGGGGCTACACCCGCATCATCAAGATCGGCCATCGCTCCGGCGATAATGCCGCAATGTCGATCATCGAGCTGGTCGAAGAGGAAATCCGGGTGAAGCCGAAGAAGAAAACGCCGGCGGCGAAGCAGGCCGAGCCCAAGGCCGAGGCACCGGCGGTGGAAGAGGGCGCCAGTGAAGCAGCCGCTGCTGGGGAGACTCCGGCCGAAGAAGCCGAAGGGCAGGAGGCAGTGGCTGACGAGCAGCCGGTCGGCGAGGCTCCGGCGGAAGAGCAGGCCGAAAAGGCTTCCGCCGAGGAAGAGAATAAGGACTGA
- the rpsD gene encoding 30S ribosomal protein S4 has product MARYTGSVCRLCRRENMKLFLKGDRCYTDKCAIERRNYAPGQHGQGRSKVSDYGTQLREKQRVKRTYGLLEKQFRAYFQKADRMRGVTGENLLVLLERRLDSIVYRLGFATSRNEARQLVRHGHFLVNGRKVNIPSYLVRPGDEIVLREKSRSIARISEALDGVMRRGIPSWVELDRDNFKGVVKTLPVREEMTTPAFNERLIVELYSK; this is encoded by the coding sequence TTGGCTAGATATACAGGTTCCGTCTGCCGTCTGTGTCGGCGGGAAAACATGAAGCTGTTCCTCAAGGGGGACAGGTGCTATACCGACAAGTGCGCCATCGAACGGCGCAATTACGCGCCGGGCCAGCATGGTCAGGGCCGCAGCAAGGTGTCCGACTACGGGACCCAGCTTCGCGAGAAGCAGCGCGTCAAGCGCACTTACGGCCTGCTTGAGAAGCAGTTCCGCGCCTATTTCCAGAAGGCTGACCGGATGAGGGGTGTGACCGGCGAAAACCTGCTGGTCCTGCTCGAGCGGCGTCTCGACAGCATCGTCTACCGGCTCGGTTTCGCCACCTCGCGCAACGAGGCGCGGCAGCTGGTGCGTCACGGCCATTTTCTGGTGAACGGCCGCAAGGTCAACATCCCCTCCTACCTCGTTCGTCCCGGGGATGAGATTGTCCTGCGCGAGAAGAGCCGTTCGATCGCCCGCATTTCCGAGGCTCTCGACGGCGTGATGCGGCGCGGTATCCCGTCCTGGGTCGAGCTCGACCGCGACAACTTCAAGGGCGTGGTCAAGACGCTGCCGGTTCGCGAGGAGATGACCACCCCAGCGTTCAACGAACGCCTCATCGTCGAACTCTACTCGAAATAA
- the trpE gene encoding anthranilate synthase component I: MFSPTREQFVELAAQGNLIPVWREILADMETPVSAFRKIDDGRTSFLLESIEGGEKWARYSFLGSGVRRVFRCKDRYYEILEDGVVAVSGDSDDPLAALQEMMAAYRAVSVPGLPRFFGGAVGYYGYDMVRFVEEIPATRPRAVDVWDACFLITDSLLIFDNVRQTIKVVCNAFAGPGEDAGRVYDRAVTTIRELITRLRQAVPAASDAGRPASELVPNFSKPDFMAAVRRCKEYVAAGDIFQVVLSQRFSGDLGADPFDVYRALRTLNPSPYMFFLRFDDVLVIGASPEVLVRMEEGRVEVRPIAGTRPRGKTPEEDLALEKELLADAKERAEHIMLVDLGRNDIGRVCRIGSVEVSELMVIERYSHVMHIVSNVRGEVEPGRDCFDVLRATFPAGTLSGAPKIRAMEIIEELEPVRREIYGGAVGYFSFSGNMDMAIAIRTLVAKGERIHVQAGAGIVADSDPEMEYQETLNKARSVFRAVEMAREGLD, encoded by the coding sequence ATGTTTTCACCCACCAGAGAACAATTTGTCGAGCTGGCCGCCCAGGGGAACCTGATCCCGGTCTGGCGCGAGATCCTGGCCGACATGGAAACCCCGGTTTCGGCCTTTCGCAAGATCGACGACGGCAGGACATCCTTTCTGCTCGAGAGTATCGAGGGGGGCGAAAAGTGGGCGCGCTATTCCTTTCTTGGCAGCGGCGTCCGCCGGGTTTTTCGCTGCAAGGACCGCTACTACGAAATTCTCGAGGACGGCGTGGTCGCCGTCAGCGGCGACAGCGACGATCCGCTTGCCGCCCTGCAGGAGATGATGGCGGCCTACAGGGCGGTTTCCGTTCCCGGCCTGCCGCGTTTTTTCGGCGGCGCCGTCGGCTATTACGGCTACGACATGGTCCGTTTCGTCGAGGAGATCCCGGCGACCCGGCCGCGCGCCGTCGACGTCTGGGACGCCTGCTTTCTCATCACCGACAGCCTGCTGATCTTTGACAACGTGCGTCAGACGATCAAGGTTGTATGCAACGCTTTTGCCGGTCCGGGCGAAGACGCCGGCCGGGTCTACGACCGGGCGGTCACCACCATCCGGGAGCTGATCACCCGGCTGCGGCAGGCCGTTCCCGCCGCATCTGACGCCGGCCGGCCGGCATCCGAACTGGTTCCCAATTTCAGCAAGCCGGATTTCATGGCGGCGGTGCGGCGCTGCAAGGAGTACGTCGCTGCCGGTGACATCTTCCAGGTGGTGCTGTCCCAGCGCTTTTCCGGCGATCTGGGCGCCGATCCTTTCGACGTCTACCGGGCTTTGCGGACGCTGAATCCGTCGCCCTACATGTTCTTTCTCCGTTTCGACGACGTGCTGGTGATCGGCGCTTCGCCCGAGGTCCTGGTGCGCATGGAGGAGGGGCGGGTCGAGGTGCGGCCGATCGCCGGAACGCGGCCGCGGGGCAAAACGCCCGAGGAGGACCTGGCGCTGGAAAAGGAGCTGCTTGCCGACGCCAAGGAGCGGGCCGAGCACATCATGCTGGTTGATCTCGGCCGCAACGACATCGGCCGGGTCTGCCGGATCGGCAGTGTCGAAGTGAGCGAGCTGATGGTCATCGAGCGTTACTCGCACGTCATGCATATTGTCTCCAACGTGCGCGGCGAGGTCGAGCCGGGCCGAGACTGTTTCGACGTGCTGCGGGCGACCTTTCCCGCCGGAACCCTCTCCGGAGCGCCGAAGATAAGAGCCATGGAGATCATCGAGGAGCTTGAGCCGGTCCGCCGGGAGATCTACGGCGGCGCCGTCGGCTATTTCAGCTTTTCCGGCAACATGGACATGGCCATCGCCATACGCACGCTGGTGGCCAAGGGGGAGCGGATTCACGTGCAGGCCGGCGCCGGCATCGTCGCCGATTCTGATCCCGAGATGGAATACCAGGAAACACTGAACAAGGCACGCAGCGTCTTCAGGGCGGTGGAAATGGCCAGGGAAGGGTTGGACTGA
- a CDS encoding anthranilate synthase component II, translated as MLLMIDNYDSFTYNLVQYLGELGAEVRVWRNDRITVEQIARLAPTHLVVSPGPCTPDQAGISVQAIRELAGRIPILGVCLGHQSIGQAFGGKVVRAPYLMHGKVSAVHHDGQGVFAGLPDPFEATRYHSLIVERESLPDCLEVTAWTDDGLIMGLAHRQLPVWGVQFHPESILTLQGKRLLQNFLDLKQAS; from the coding sequence ATGCTGCTGATGATCGACAACTACGATTCCTTTACCTACAACCTGGTCCAGTATCTGGGGGAGTTGGGGGCCGAGGTGAGGGTCTGGCGCAACGACCGGATCACGGTCGAGCAGATCGCTCGCCTGGCACCGACCCACCTGGTGGTTTCGCCCGGGCCCTGCACCCCCGACCAGGCCGGCATTTCGGTGCAGGCCATCCGCGAGTTGGCCGGCCGCATCCCCATCCTGGGGGTCTGTCTGGGGCACCAGTCGATCGGCCAGGCGTTCGGCGGCAAGGTGGTTCGCGCCCCCTACCTGATGCACGGCAAGGTCAGCGCCGTCCATCATGACGGTCAGGGGGTCTTCGCCGGTCTGCCCGATCCTTTCGAGGCGACCCGCTACCATTCCCTGATCGTCGAGCGGGAGTCGCTGCCGGACTGCCTGGAAGTGACCGCCTGGACCGATGACGGACTGATCATGGGGCTGGCCCACCGCCAGCTGCCGGTCTGGGGGGTGCAATTTCATCCCGAGTCGATTCTGACCCTGCAGGGCAAGAGGCTGCTGCAAAACTTTCTCGATTTGAAACAGGCGTCGTGA
- a CDS encoding TrpB-like pyridoxal phosphate-dependent enzyme, producing MSDQSKIILSEDRIPASWYNIIPDLPGPPAPVMHPATGKPVTPDDLLPLFPMGLIEQEVSTERWIPIPEEVREIYRLWRPTPMFRARRLEKALGTPAKIYYKYEGVSPAGSHKPNTAVPQAFYNKLAGTRRIASETGAGQWGSSIAMACQMFGLECTVYMVKVSFNQKPYRKSMMQLWGAEVLASPSDRTNAGRAILEQDPDSNGSLGIAISEAVEDAATHEDTRYSLGSVLNHVCLHQTVIGLEAKEQMAIAGDYPDVVIGCHGGGSNFAGISFPFLADKAAGKEVRIVAAEPQSCPTLTKGVYEFDYGDTAKMAPIAKMYTLGHDFMPPGIHAGGLRYHGAAPLVSQLLDAGLIEARAFGQTGCFEAAVLFSRAEGIIPAPEASHAIKAAVEEALQAKEEGVERTILFNLSGHGHVDMAAYDAYFAGELEDYAYPAEAIRESLCRLPKVELGD from the coding sequence ATGTCTGATCAGAGCAAGATTATCCTGTCCGAGGACCGCATTCCCGCATCCTGGTACAATATAATCCCCGACCTGCCGGGCCCGCCGGCTCCGGTCATGCATCCGGCGACCGGCAAGCCGGTGACGCCCGACGACCTGCTGCCGCTCTTCCCCATGGGGCTGATCGAGCAGGAGGTTTCGACCGAGCGCTGGATTCCGATTCCGGAGGAAGTGCGCGAAATCTACCGGCTCTGGCGGCCGACGCCGATGTTCCGCGCCCGCCGGCTGGAAAAGGCGCTGGGAACGCCGGCGAAAATCTACTACAAGTACGAAGGGGTATCGCCGGCCGGCAGTCACAAGCCGAACACCGCCGTACCGCAGGCCTTCTACAACAAGCTGGCCGGCACCCGGCGCATCGCCAGCGAGACCGGCGCCGGGCAGTGGGGTTCTTCCATCGCCATGGCCTGCCAGATGTTCGGTCTGGAATGTACCGTCTACATGGTCAAGGTCTCCTTCAACCAGAAGCCCTACCGCAAGTCGATGATGCAGCTGTGGGGGGCCGAGGTGCTGGCTTCGCCTTCTGACCGGACCAACGCCGGCCGGGCGATTCTCGAGCAGGATCCCGACAGCAACGGTTCGCTCGGTATCGCCATCAGCGAGGCGGTCGAGGATGCGGCCACCCACGAGGATACCCGCTATTCGCTGGGCAGCGTGCTCAATCACGTCTGCCTGCATCAGACGGTCATCGGTCTGGAGGCCAAGGAGCAGATGGCCATCGCTGGCGACTATCCGGACGTGGTTATCGGCTGTCACGGCGGCGGTTCCAATTTCGCCGGCATCTCCTTCCCCTTCCTGGCGGACAAGGCGGCCGGCAAGGAGGTGCGGATCGTTGCCGCCGAACCCCAGTCCTGTCCGACCTTGACCAAGGGGGTTTACGAGTTCGATTACGGCGATACCGCCAAGATGGCGCCTATCGCCAAGATGTACACCCTGGGACACGATTTCATGCCGCCCGGCATTCATGCCGGCGGCCTGCGCTATCATGGTGCGGCGCCGCTGGTCTCGCAGCTGCTCGACGCCGGCCTGATCGAGGCGCGGGCCTTCGGCCAGACCGGCTGCTTCGAGGCGGCGGTCCTCTTCTCCCGCGCCGAGGGGATCATCCCGGCGCCCGAGGCCTCCCACGCCATCAAGGCGGCGGTGGAGGAGGCCCTGCAGGCCAAGGAAGAAGGGGTCGAGCGGACCATCCTCTTCAACCTCTCCGGTCATGGCCATGTCGACATGGCGGCCTACGATGC